Genomic DNA from Manis pentadactyla isolate mManPen7 chromosome 14, mManPen7.hap1, whole genome shotgun sequence:
TAGGCATCAGGCCCTAAGTGTAAGGTCAATGCACTTTTGCTGTCAAAATAAATCACTCGACTCATACCTGgcataaatatttactttaaaattagcatttaaaatatgtctgtgagtgcgtttgtgtgtatgagtgtgtgtgtgtgtgtgtgtgtgtgtgtgtgtgtgtgtgtgtgtaagaagtCCTGAAATAGAACATTTCATATTTCACACTGATTCTATCCTGGGTTCAGTCTTGTGTCCCTAGGTGTTATTAGTGGCCATGTTgagtccatttttttttattgaagtgtcattgatatacaatcttatgttggtttcagatgtacaatacagtggggttcaacagttacccacattatcaaatcctcaccccctctagtgtggttactatctatgtagaaagatgttacataatcattgactgtattctccatggtgtaccactgtccctgtgaccagcttgtattatgattgcaaattattgtgcccctttttccccttcaccctcccctctCACCggccccaatccctcccccttggtaaccactagtcacttctcagtgtctatgagtctactgctgttttgttccttctgtttttctttgtttttatattccacaaataagtgaaatcatatggtatttgtctttcttcatctggcttatttcactgagcttatttccctctagctccatccatgttgttgcaaatggtaggatttgttttctttttatggctgaataatactccattgtgtatgtgtaccacctcttctttatccattcttctactgatggacacttgggttgtttctatatcttgtttactgcaaatagtgctgtgccATGTTGAGTCCTTTGAATCTATACTTCTACCAGAATCTTTACTCAACTTTAATTAGttcataattttgtttcatttcaaatcAGTAGATTTGAAGACTATACAGACTCATTTCATCAATGCTCTGACCCCTTCTCCCCCATGTAAACTCTGCTTCCTGAGCTATTTCTCATAAACATCTACTATTACTCCTGCTACTACATCAAACACAcaccagccaaaaaaaaaaaaaagaacattagggTTTAAACAGTGACAATGCAAGTGATCCATTAAGAAATTTCAAAAGGAGCccgtctgtctctgtctctcacatCCAAGTTCTAAATTTCAAGGCTGGTCATAACATtccttgtcttgtttttttaactttggcCGTTTTGGTGAAAGGCTGTCAGCGCTTCAGGGAATACAGGTAAAGCACAGTGAAAAGTCTCCCCTTACATATTTATTCTCACCATCACCATCTTAACAGTGAAGAATCTTCAAGCTGTTTTTCTTTTGGGAGGAATGTGGGAAGAAACTGCAGGGTGGGGAAGCTGACTGTGCCACTGAATTTGCATGTAGGATTACAATCTTGTTGAGGGGTGAAATATCCTGAGATGTAGTCAAAATAATTATGAAAGATGTTTGTAACATTCAGTTCCATAGTTAAAACCAATGCAAGAATATGGTGCAAGTGCAACCAATTTTCAGTAGTTCGTTTTTCTAGATTATTCCCAGACAACACCCATTTTGACACACACATGTCTGTGGAGCTCTGAGCGGCATCCCTTTGTCACAGCACTTGAATTGCTGCAATATCCTCAAAGAGGCGTGCTGTAGCCTGCTGCTGCCGAGAATTAGGATAAATGAGTGGTCCTAGGGATAGACGGCTGTGGTTGTCACGACAAAAATAAACAGCAGTTTTCTGTCTGGTACAGTAAAACATGGTATTTCTATGGCAATGCCTATAAAATGGAAGGTAAAGAGGGTGATAAAAGATATCAAAACTTGGATTGCTTTCATACATGCTTCTGTGCAGGAGTTTCTGAATCCTGTGGCCTTCAGTTGCATCTGCCTGCTCTGTCTCCAAAGGGAAATGTTTAACAAGAAACATGGAATCAAGGACAGTGTAAAGAGGAAAATGACTCCTAGATTAAGCAAAAGCTGGTTAGTAAAGAATTCACTTTTATGCATGGTCAGCTGCCACGTTGTGTTTCTATTCTTCATTCTATAGTCAATCATAATCTTCACGATTTGTGGAAAAGTCAGTAACCATGAAATAAACAAGGATCCCATGAGAAGGGGGAAGAACCCTAATGATTCTATCTTTCAACCAGAGAAAAATGTGGTGGGAAAAATTTGCTATCTTCAGGAAATAGAAGATGCTGAGGCTAGGGGCAAACCAGACACTTGACTGATTGATAATCACCCATAAGTAACTAATATATTCAATTAGATTACCAAATGAATACAATCTGGAGAGAGTATCTTTATAATTGCATCCATAATTATTATCCATATCAGACAAATTCTGGAAGTAGCTAAGCCAGTGAAGATAAAGCCAATCATAGAGACCTTCTTGTTCTTCACATAGTCAATGCAGTTTACAAGTCCAATAAATCCATTCCCTAAACCCCCGAGTATTGATTCACTAACAGCTATAAAAATGAGGAGgccttaaacaaaacaaaacaaacaaacaaaaaaagggcagttcctgtgtggtaacctccaatgagttctacacaagggtataaagggcatataaaagtgtaggcaaagggtctgtttgtgtttatacagaggatcaaagcctaattgggctaccccgaaaatgaactaagatacgatatgaaaaagaacttccaacaccagcactctctggaagactcaggccagaagatgatcatcaaaacaccccaacaaagatccacgcactgctacagctgtagatgcactcatcccaccagctcctggacttgccatgggaatgaggaaggagatatctaagctggcctgtgcatacagtaaaacaacaaatttgactgcatctatactgttggaactcaaccaagaattaggagaagtgcaaattgtagtgctccaaaatcttacaactacagactatttactgttaaaagaacataagggatgtgaacattccccaggaatgggttgttttattttgtctgatttctctcagactgttcaagttcagttggacaatatccaccatatcacagataaggtttcacaaatgcctaaggtacctaactggttttcttggtttcactggagatggctggtaattacagatatgctttggttatgtaactatactcctattatgttaatttgtgtgcgcaatttaagtagtagcttaaaacctatacatgctgaagttactctacaagaagaaatgtcaaagaaataatcaatcttcccatgttttcttccacctgctacttctatagcttttcttcttccttcctaattacaacccttaaatagaattcgtgcctcatatcaaatttaccgagtatcataattcttccaagtggtaaagatacctcaagacaaatgctgggcatagaagccacagggcataaatatgcaaagaagtaaaaagctaaccttttcaaacaataaggcttctctctcacttaccaactttacatttccctgtatggccccagaagatgactggttagccagagacgggtaagattcctcaagggaggaacaacctaagacaggcacagtcgcagggcggtcatcaggtgagaaattggggatcaacagaggtgaggcttagaacctcccccatcatgttctgagagaaatcttctgcatacatggatgtttattgcccttgtctagcttggattaacacataagtctacaggcacacacctgatcatctacatttgctctcttacaacactaaactctgttttctgcctttatctcgtatctacctaccacttcagcattttattaaaaataataataatagagaaatgtggtatccacatataaatcaagtttaaaaatcaaatgaatagtcatatttgaactgactgtgtatagttcataaagcatgaacaaaaccgaaagcttctgtgatgactgcccttgcactgttcaccatgtaacttattcactatgtaagaatttgtactccatgtaagaatttgttcgttatgcatcagaagattggagactgacgaaaattaggcttggggtggattaatgattgtgcattgagtattgacccccctatacagaaatttattgtggttaacaactatttgatcaataaatatgagagatgccctcacaatatatatatatatatatatatatatatatatatatatatatatatatatatatttaaacacacttccaattgtaaaataaataagtaaccgggatgtaatgtatagcataaggaatatagtcaaaatattgtaacaacttggtatggtgatacctggtacctagaattaccatgtatataaatgttgaatcactgtgttgtacacctgaaactaatgtaaggcAATACTGtagtcaactacccttcaataaaaaaaataataaataaataaataaataaaccaaatgagtattcatatttgaactgactgtttatagttcataatgcatgagcaaaaccgaaagtttctgtgatgactgcccttgtactgttcactatgtaacttattcattatgtaagaatttgttctccatgtaagaacttgtttgttatgcctcagaagattggagactgatgaaaattaggcttggggtggattaatgattgttcatta
This window encodes:
- the TAS2R10 gene encoding LOW QUALITY PROTEIN: taste receptor type 2 member 10 (The sequence of the model RefSeq protein was modified relative to this genomic sequence to represent the inferred CDS: inserted 3 bases in 2 codons; substituted 1 base at 1 genomic stop codon); translated protein: MWTLKKDEKQYQELAAILSTVEGLLIFIAVSESILGGLGNGFIGLVNCIDYVKNKKVSMIGFIFTGLATSRICLIWIIIMDAIIKILSPXLYSFGNLIEYISYLWVIINQSSVWFAPSLSIFYFLKIANFSHHIFLWLKDRIXLGFFPLLMGSLFISWLLTFPQIVKIMIDYRMKNRNTTWQLTMHKSEFFTNQLLLNLGVIFLFTLSLIPCFLLNISLWRQSRQMQLKATGFRNSCTEACMKAIQVLISFITLFTFHFIGIAIEIPCFTVPDRKLLFIFVVTTTAVYPXDHSFILILGSSRLQHASLRILQQFKCCDKGMPLRAPQTCVCQNGCCLGII